In Rutidosis leptorrhynchoides isolate AG116_Rl617_1_P2 chromosome 2, CSIRO_AGI_Rlap_v1, whole genome shotgun sequence, one genomic interval encodes:
- the LOC139889406 gene encoding uncharacterized protein, translated as MPPRIQPSGAQNRKRKKQQQELTQSLQGSLHKYFVRHESNDNENIVEEHNVQANNVGENGVEEDNVVENNVNENKNEYNNMFGDNANQNYVEENNESVGKSCDIGVNFNIFDVRVWDGLSSNMKDLLVTKWPVRETNFDYPKDKANRHFSDIHYECKLPNSDIVDRKWLVYSKELDKVFCFCCKLFKTAITRSQLGSTGLSDWRHLGKSLNDHENSSEHMINLRTWSELRLRLDMNETIDKELQELIKKDTEQWKQVLVRIIATVKCLAQYNLPFRGTNEKLYENSNGNFLGILQMIAEFGPVMKQHFRRIENKETRYHYLDHKIQNELIEMLASEVKSAIIKKIKEAKYFSVILDCTPDVSHKEQMTLIIRSVDVSSSPIKVEEFFIEFLVVEDTSGLGLFNALQEVLKSLDLDIKCVRGQGYDNGSNMKGKHLGVQKRLLDINPRAFYMPCGCHCLNLVLCDMVNSCHKGKTFFGTCQTIYNVFSSSTKRWSVLLNYIDDLTLKSLSTTHWESHVESVKAIITQILQIKEALIQLAKVSEDGKVCRDVKSLIDGEFSSFEFILSLVIWYDILFNINLVSKKLQSKDMLLDVAIKSLDGLVNFLENYRNTGLDRAIIEAKKIAETIDVEPEFPVKRASCRKKQFDEIPNTEREQQSAKEKFKTDYFLVLVDMALSQIKTRFKQVKHFESIFGFMFDASKLHNLDHDLLNKCCLNLEVALTYNKDSDIDGNDLFRELEYLQSMLPNVAYEGERPWTSIQIMEFAKKIDMFPNVLLAYKILLTIPVTVASAERSFSKLKLLKNYLRSTMNQERLNGLAILSIESWFLSNIDYDKIIEDFASKYARRHHFR; from the coding sequence ATGCCTCCTCGAATACAACCATCCGGTGcccaaaatagaaaaagaaaaaaacaacAACAAGAACTTACTCAATCTTTACAAGGATCTTTGCATAAATATTTTGTTAgacatgaaagtaatgataatgagAATATAGTTGAAGAACACAATGTTCaagcaaataatgttggtgaaaatGGTGTTGAAGAGGATAATGTTGTCGAAAATAATGTTAATGAAAACAAAAATGAATACAATAATATGTTCGGAGATAATGCAAATCAAAATTATGTTGAAGAAAATAATGAAAGTGTTGGAAAGTCTTGTGATATTGGAGTTAATTTTAATATTTTCGATGTGAGAGTTTGGGATGGTTTAAGTTCAAACATGAAAGATTTGCTTGTAACTAAATGGCCAGTTAGAGAAACTAATTTTGATTACCCAAAAGATAAAGCAAATAGACACTTCTCTGATATCCATTATGAATGTAAGTTACCAAATAGTGATATTGTTGATAGAAAATGGTTAGTTTATTCGAAAGAGCTAGATAAAGTATTTTGTTTTTGTTGTAAGTTATTTAAAACTGCTATAACTAGAAGTCAATTAGGAAGTACAGGATTAAGTGATTGGAGACATCTTGGTAAAAGTTTAAATGACCATGAAAATAGTTCCGAACATATGATTAATTTAAGAACATGGTCTGAGTTGCGGTTGAGGTTAGATATGAATGAAACAATTGATAAAGAGTTACAAGAACTTATTAAAAAAGATACCGAACAATGGAAACAAGTTTTAGTTAGAATAATTGCTACTGTTAAATGTCTAGCTCAATATAATTTGCCGTTTCGAGGTACAAATGAAAAGTTGTATGAAAATAGTAATGGAAACTTTTTAGGAATACTTCAAATGATTGCCGAGTTTGGTCCTGTAATGAAACAACATTTTCGTAGAATTGAAAACAAAGAAACACGTTATCATTATCTTGATCATAAAATTCAAAATGAGTTAATTGAAATGTTAGCATCCGAGGTAAAAAGTGCAATAATAAAGAAAATTAAAGAAGCAAAATATTTTTCAGTAATTCTCGATTGCACTCCTGATGTAAGTCACAAAGAACAAATGACTTTAATCATAAGAAGTGTTGATGTGTCTAGCTCACCTATAAAAGTAGAAGAGTTTTTTATAGAGTTTTTAGTCGTAGAAGATACATCAGGTTTAGGTCTTTTCAATGCACTACAAGAAGTTTTGAAATCTCTAGATTTAGATATTAAATGTGTAAGAGGACAAGGCTACGATAATGGATCTAACATGAAGGGAAAACATCTTGGTGTACAAAAAAGATTACTTGATATAAATCCTAGAGCTTTCTATATGCCATGTGGTTGTCATTGTCTAAATTTAGTATTATGTGATATGGTGAACTCTTGTCATAAAGGGAAGACTTTTTTCGGAACTTGTCAAACAATATATAACGTGTTTTCTAGTTCTACAAAACGGTGGAGTGTTTTACTTAATTATATTGATGATTTGACTTTAAAATCGTTGTCTACTACTCATTGGGAAAGTCATGTAGAAAGTGTAAAAGCTATAATAACTCAAATTCTTCAAATAAAAGAAGCTTTGATACAATTAGCTAAAGTAAGTGAAGATGGAAAAGTGTGTAGAGATGTAAAATCATTGATAGATGGTGAATTTTCAAGTTTTGAATTTATATTAAGTTTGGTTATTTGGTatgatattttatttaatattaatttagttagtaAAAAGTTACAATCGAAAGATATGCTTCTTGATGTTGCTATTAAAAGTTTGGATGGATTAGTTAATTTTCTTGAGAATTATAGGAATACTGGGCTTGATAGAGCTATTATTGAAGCAAAAAAAATTGCGGAAACCATTGATGTTGAACCTGAATTTCCCGTTAAACGTGCTTCTTGTAGGAAAAAACAATTTGATGAGATTCCAAATACCGAAAGAGAACAACAATCCGCTaaagaaaaatttaaaactgattacTTTCTTGTTTTAGTTGATATGGCTCTTTCACAAATAAAGACTAGATTTAAACAAGTGAAACATTTTGAATCTATATTTGGTTTCATGTTTGATGCATCAAAGTTACATAATTTAGATCATGACCTCTTGAATAAATGTTGCTTGAATCTTGAAGTTGCTTTGACATATAATAAAGATTCTGATATTGATGGAAATGACTTGTTCAGGGAGTTAGAATATTTGCAGAGCATGTTGCCAAATGTAGCTTATGAGGGAGAAAGACCGTGGACATCCATTCAAATAATGGAGTTTGCAAAGAAGATCGATATGTTTCCAAATGTGTTACTTGCATACAAGATTTTGCTAACTATACCAGTCACTGTTGCATCTGCGGAACGGAGTTTTTCAAAATTGAAGTTATTGAAGAATTATTTACGAAGTACAATGAATCAAGAACGGTTAAATGGGTTAGCAATTTTAAGTATTGAAAGCTGGTTTTTATCTAATATTGATTATGACAAAATAATTGAAGATTTTGCATCAAAATATGCACGTAGACATCATTTTAGGTGA
- the LOC139889405 gene encoding uncharacterized protein: MLIFSGYFITLHYNPHNSALENGVKSMVYRSPKITLKPGSVSNKFYYDIDMPKGHIALKSFDAEIVDEAGVSVPLHETYVHHWITIRYFDRKGVTNIKSSVNHGLQTSDYMVAGNAGVCGAKLPQFFGFGSETRKTYGYIPDPYAIVVGNPLEVPDGYEEKWTLNIHAIDTRGAVDRLGCTECRCDVYNVTINEYGRPIAPDYVGGIFCCFDGTHCPVKNGFEIVERNVYLKYTVKWVDWSDSIVPVTVFVLDITDTWQNTGIHDCLIEYDVEKSCTGVVTNDYISSKRSNVSIPGAGDVIYGTGHLHSGGTASALYGEDGRVICSSKPIYG; this comes from the exons ATGCTTATTTTCAGCGGATACTTCATAACTTTGCATTATAATCCGCATAACTCTGCTCTTG AAAATGGGGTAAAATCAATGGTGTATCGATCACCTAAGATAACCCTAAAACCAGGTTCCGTTTCAAATAAGTTCTACTACGATATCGACATGCCGAAAGGTCATATTGCTCTAAAGAGTTTCGATGCTGAAATTGTTGATGAAGCAGGGGTCTCTGTTCCTCTTCATGAAACTTATGTTCACCATTGGATTACTATAAGATACTTCGACCGTAAAGGCGTTACAAATATAAAGTCTAGTGTTAATCATGGGTTACAAACATCAGATTACATGGTTGCAGGAAATGCTGGTGTGTGTGGAGCTAAACTTCCACAGTTTTTTGGATTTGGATCTGAAACAAGAAAAACTTACGGATATATTCCCGATCCTTACGCAATCGTAGTTGGTAATCCACTTGAAGTTCCTGATGGATATGAAGAGAAATGGACGTTAAATATTCATGCAATCGACACTCGGGGTGCAGTAGATCGTTTAGGATGTACGGAATGCAG ATGTGACGTATATAATGTGACTATAAATGAATACGGTCGTCCAATAGCTCCAGATTATGTGGGAGGAATATTCTGTTGTTTCGATGGAACACATTGTCCAGTGAAAAACGGGTTTGAAATTGTTGAAAGAAACGTTTACTTGAAGTATACCGT aaaatgggTTGATTGGAGTGACTCAATTGTACCTGTTACAGTCTTTGTACTCGATATTACCGATACTTGGCAGAACACAGGGATACATGATTGCCTT ATAGAGTATGATGTTGAAAAATCTTGCACTGGAGTTGTGACTAATGATTACATCAGCAGTAAAAGGTCAAATGTGAGTATCCCTGGTGCTGGTGATGTTATTTATGGTACTGGACATCTGCATAGTGGTGGAACAGCTTCTGCTTTATATGGAGAG GATGGACGAGTTATATGCTCGTCTAAACCTATTTACGGGTAA
- the LOC139889403 gene encoding uncharacterized protein produces the protein MCQLVLGHLFSAQSNIDPTQSYGHLRSCSPVLGAGRPRGVRGGCRVATVGRIRVGSWNIGILIGKRIELVDTFLKSKVDIVCVQKTIRKGEEAIEIQDYKLWYSGSRISRNGVGIFLGKLHKDNVVDVGRFSDRIMSVSLIIKEETFTVISAYAPHAGLGDAEKKSFWELLDEVVRGCPADHRLIISGDLNGHIGVEAEGYEGAHGGFGFGPRNEEGRSILEFAIAHELVVANSFFKKRDAQLATFHSGGRSTQIVFLLLRKGELRTCRDCKVLPALTCSSQHRLLVMDLVTKGRVGRRARAVQPRILWKNLYGANAETFRAIVLNRLSVEED, from the exons ATGTGTCAG CTTGTACTTGGTCATCTTTTTAGTGCACAAAGTAATATAGATCCTACGCAGAGTTATGGTCACTTGAGGTCATGTTCTCCTGTTTTAGGGGCGGGTAGGCCTAGAGGGGTTAGAGGAGGTTGTAGGGTAGCCACCGTTGGTAGGATTAGAGTGGGTAGTTGGAATATAGGAATCTTGATTGGTAAGAGGATTGAGCTCGTTGATACCTTTCTTAAGAGTAAGGTAGACATAGTGTGTGTTCAAAAGACTATACGGAAGGGTGAAGAGGCGATAGAGATTCAGGACTATAAGTTGTGGTACTCGGGTTCTAGGATATCACGGAACGGGGTAGGTATCTTTTTAGGAAAACTACATAAAGATAACGTTGTTGACGTGGGCAGgtttagcgataggattatgtcggttagttTAATTATTAAGGAGGAGACTTTCACGGTCATTAGTGCATACGCACCTCATGCGGGTTTAGGTGATGCGGAAAAGAAGAGTTTTTGGGAATTGTTAGATGAGGTGGTGAGGGGGTGCCCAGCCGACCATCGACTGATTATAAGTGGTGATCTGAATGGACATATAGGAGTGGAGGCAGAAGGTTATGAGGGAGCCCATGGTGGCTTTGGGTTTGGTCCTAGAAATGAAGAGGGGCGCTCAATTCTTGAGTTTGCCATTGCCCACGAGTTGGTGGTAGCAAACTCTTTCTTCAAGAAGAGGGATGCTCAGTTAGCCACATTCCATAGCGGGGGGCGCAGCACCCAGATTGTCTTTTTGCTTCTTCGTAAAGGGGAACTTAGGACATGTAGGGACTGTAAGGTCCTTCCAGCTTTGACGTGCTCCTCCCAGCACAGATTGCTGGTCATGGACCTAGTCACTAAGGGAAGAGTTGGCAGGAGAGCTAGGGCTGTACAACCTAGAATCCTTTGGAAGAACCTCTATGGAGCGAATGCGGAGACTTTTAGAGCGATTGTTCTTAATAGATTGAGTGTAGAAGAGGATTAA